From one Caldithrix abyssi DSM 13497 genomic stretch:
- a CDS encoding KpsF/GutQ family sugar-phosphate isomerase yields MSEEFYPVKMNNNRIIEIGKKVIQIEKQSLAALEERINENFAQAVQVILDCKGRVIVTGMGKSGAIGRKISSTLASTGTTSAFLHPAEGIHGDLGMVHRDDVIIAISKSGETVELVNLLPSFRRLDVPVIAMTANKKSTLARYAKVWLDISVKEEACPNDLAPTASTTVTLALGDALAIALLEARGFSAEDFALLHPGGTLGKKLLMRVSDLMESGDRLPFCFQEDIMQKAIMEMAHKRGICPVVDHQMHLKGVITTGDLNRLIEKTEQIFHIPVTDVMNPNPKYIHKDDLATIAYKEMEKFRIIALPVLDEKEKLVGVVHLHDLMQEGITA; encoded by the coding sequence ATGTCGGAGGAATTTTACCCGGTGAAAATGAACAATAATCGGATTATTGAAATAGGTAAAAAGGTCATTCAAATTGAAAAGCAATCGTTGGCTGCGCTGGAAGAACGTATTAACGAAAATTTCGCGCAGGCTGTTCAGGTGATTCTGGATTGTAAGGGCCGGGTGATTGTGACCGGCATGGGAAAATCCGGCGCCATTGGCCGCAAAATTTCATCCACCCTGGCCAGTACGGGAACAACGTCGGCCTTTCTGCATCCGGCCGAGGGCATTCACGGCGATCTGGGCATGGTGCATCGGGACGACGTGATCATCGCCATTTCCAAAAGCGGCGAAACGGTGGAGCTGGTTAATCTTCTGCCTTCTTTCAGGAGACTGGATGTGCCGGTCATTGCCATGACGGCCAATAAAAAATCAACCCTTGCCCGGTACGCTAAGGTCTGGCTGGATATCAGCGTAAAAGAGGAAGCCTGTCCCAATGATCTGGCGCCCACGGCCAGTACCACCGTTACCCTGGCTCTGGGCGACGCCCTGGCCATCGCCCTGTTAGAAGCGCGCGGTTTTTCGGCCGAGGATTTTGCCCTGCTGCACCCCGGCGGAACTTTGGGGAAAAAGTTACTGATGCGCGTTTCGGATTTAATGGAAAGCGGCGACCGCCTGCCGTTCTGCTTTCAGGAAGACATCATGCAAAAAGCGATTATGGAAATGGCTCACAAACGCGGCATCTGTCCCGTTGTGGATCATCAAATGCATTTAAAGGGCGTGATTACCACCGGCGATTTAAACCGCCTGATTGAAAAAACCGAACAAATTTTTCATATTCCGGTTACCGATGTTATGAATCCAAATCCCAAATACATCCACAAAGACGATCTGGCTACCATCGCCTACAAGGAAATGGAAAAATTCCGCATTATCGCCCTGCCTGTGCTGGATGAAAAGGAAAAACTGGTCGGCGTTGTTCATTTGCATGACCTGATGCAGGAGGGAATCACCGCATGA
- the lptC gene encoding LPS export ABC transporter periplasmic protein LptC, which produces MKWKCCLLLAFLLLACSQETPQTGQAPEPQAFPDQESWNTTVLITKDGKTVGVLKAGHVQKFSKKNVTLLDENIQVDFYDEFGNHKSVLTAQGGRINDQTQDMEAYGNVVVVSDSGVTLYTDTLKWDNKKQEIYSEIPIMLTTEENDTLYGDRFRSSPDLINYEIINPRGRSSKKIDLE; this is translated from the coding sequence ATGAAATGGAAATGTTGCCTTCTTCTGGCCTTTCTGCTCCTGGCCTGTTCGCAGGAGACACCGCAAACAGGTCAGGCACCCGAACCTCAGGCCTTTCCGGATCAGGAAAGCTGGAATACCACCGTTTTAATTACCAAAGACGGAAAAACCGTCGGCGTTTTGAAGGCCGGTCATGTGCAAAAGTTTTCTAAAAAAAATGTTACCTTACTGGATGAGAATATTCAGGTCGATTTTTATGATGAATTCGGCAATCATAAATCCGTATTAACCGCGCAGGGCGGACGCATCAACGACCAGACCCAGGACATGGAAGCTTACGGAAATGTGGTGGTGGTTTCGGACAGCGGTGTAACGCTTTATACCGATACGCTTAAATGGGATAATAAAAAACAAGAAATCTATTCTGAAATCCCCATCATGTTGACCACGGAAGAAAACGATACGCTTTATGGCGATCGCTTTCGTTCCAGCCCGGATTTGATCAATTATGAAATCATCAATCCCCGGGGACGTAGTTCTAAAAAAATTGATCTCGAGTAG
- a CDS encoding OstA-like protein, whose amino-acid sequence MVRNVILLSLLIIANLFGQSQGIELIHADKHIGKKVGGEQLRIFEGNVHFQQDTIHMWCDRAVMYEEKEKIDFEGHVIITDGKSTIRAKKIEYYWQPQQSYCYGQVRIKTEKDSLYSEYLEYNFKDGSALARENLYLFNRENLTHIWGQYGFYNPQEKFSQVSIQAHLMKIDSASNDTLNIFGQVLQYFDRKEERKAVAIDSVTILQGDLKAVCDTAIYWIEKDLAVLKHNPRAWYEDSRLKAVEMEVYFDSLRLKRITLIGEAEARTLADSTTGEEDVLKGKLIHFHIKNKKAERIIAIDNASSLYYITDENEERGANFATADTIKIFFQAGRLDSISIIGGARGTYYPEAFKKEIDVE is encoded by the coding sequence ATGGTACGTAATGTTATTTTGCTCTCCCTATTAATCATCGCTAATCTGTTTGGTCAGAGTCAGGGCATCGAGCTGATTCATGCCGATAAACACATCGGGAAAAAAGTCGGCGGCGAACAACTGCGTATTTTTGAAGGTAATGTGCACTTCCAGCAGGATACCATTCACATGTGGTGCGATCGAGCCGTGATGTACGAAGAAAAGGAGAAAATTGACTTTGAAGGTCATGTAATCATTACAGACGGCAAAAGCACCATTCGCGCCAAAAAAATCGAATACTATTGGCAACCGCAGCAAAGCTATTGCTATGGACAGGTGCGCATCAAAACAGAAAAAGATTCGCTCTATTCCGAATATCTTGAGTACAACTTTAAAGACGGCAGCGCCCTGGCCAGGGAAAATCTTTATCTTTTTAATCGTGAAAATTTAACGCACATCTGGGGGCAATACGGCTTTTACAATCCGCAGGAAAAGTTCAGCCAGGTTTCGATTCAGGCTCATCTAATGAAGATCGACAGCGCTTCGAACGACACTTTGAATATTTTCGGACAGGTTTTGCAATATTTTGATCGAAAAGAAGAACGTAAAGCGGTGGCTATTGATAGCGTGACCATTTTACAGGGCGATTTAAAGGCAGTGTGCGACACGGCTATTTACTGGATCGAAAAAGACCTGGCCGTGTTGAAACATAATCCGCGCGCCTGGTACGAAGACAGCCGGTTAAAAGCGGTGGAGATGGAAGTTTATTTTGATTCGTTGCGCCTGAAAAGAATTACGCTCATCGGGGAGGCCGAGGCCAGAACTCTGGCTGATTCCACAACGGGTGAAGAAGACGTGTTAAAAGGCAAGCTAATTCATTTCCATATAAAAAATAAAAAAGCGGAACGAATTATTGCCATTGATAACGCCAGCAGTTTATATTACATCACCGATGAAAACGAGGAAAGGGGCGCCAATTTCGCCACGGCGGACACCATTAAAATCTTTTTTCAAGCCGGCAGGCTGGACAGCATCAGCATAATTGGCGGGGCGCGCGGAACCTACTATCCCGAAGCGTTTAAAAAGGAGATTGATGTTGAATAA
- the lptB gene encoding LPS export ABC transporter ATP-binding protein, protein MLNNKNTEPAVLESKNLVKIYHKRRVVDDVSIYLRQGEIVGLLGPNGAGKTTTFYMITGMIKPNAGKIYLNNEDITKLPMYRRARRGVAYLPQEASIFRKLTVEENLLAIMEMIGVPRDERKRRTEQLLEELSITHIARSKGFQLSGGERRRTEIARTLVTNPRFILLDEPFAGVDPIAVEDIQNIVQGLKKRNIGVLITDHNVHETLSITDRAYLLFEGRILKEGDADFLANDAEARRLYLGERFRLDR, encoded by the coding sequence ATGTTGAATAATAAAAACACTGAACCGGCTGTTCTGGAAAGCAAAAATCTGGTAAAAATTTACCATAAAAGGCGCGTGGTAGATGACGTTTCCATTTATCTGCGGCAGGGCGAGATTGTTGGATTGCTGGGGCCCAACGGAGCCGGTAAAACCACGACGTTTTACATGATTACGGGGATGATTAAGCCCAATGCAGGGAAAATTTACCTGAACAACGAGGATATCACCAAACTGCCCATGTACCGCCGCGCGCGACGCGGTGTGGCGTATTTGCCGCAGGAGGCGTCCATTTTTCGTAAGCTTACGGTGGAAGAAAACTTGCTGGCCATCATGGAAATGATCGGCGTGCCGCGCGACGAGAGAAAACGGCGCACCGAACAGCTGCTGGAAGAGCTGAGCATTACGCACATCGCCCGATCGAAAGGCTTTCAACTCTCCGGCGGCGAGCGGCGGCGCACAGAAATCGCCCGTACGCTGGTTACCAATCCACGTTTTATCTTGCTGGACGAGCCTTTTGCCGGCGTTGATCCCATTGCCGTGGAAGACATTCAAAATATTGTGCAGGGATTGAAAAAGCGAAACATCGGCGTTTTGATTACCGACCACAATGTGCACGAAACGCTTTCCATTACCGATCGCGCTTATCTGTTGTTTGAAGGCCGCATTTTAAAAGAAGGCGATGCGGATTTTCTGGCCAACGACGCCGAAGCGCGCAGACTCTACCTGGGAGAACGCTTCCGTTTGGACCGGTGA
- a CDS encoding RtcB family protein, whose protein sequence is MKNPKIPIKKIDENLYEIEPFGDMRVAGRVYASPEMMEGLLEEQAPLQQVINVAHLPGIEKYSLAMPDIHWGYGFPIGGVAATDWQEGVISPGGVGYDINCGMRLATTSLREDEVKKRLDKLIQELFKAIPTGVGSSHAIKKLSKNDLKKVAQEGVQWVIQQGYGKAEDLEVIEEKGRMPFADFSAVSQRAIERGLDQLGTLGSGNHFLEVDVVDRIYDEQAAAALGLFEGQIVVLIHSGSRGFGYQICDDYLKVMSKAAQKYHLDLPDRQLAAAPIQSPEGQDYFAAMSCAANFAWSNRQVIMDLARRVFKHVFNISDANLQFNLVYDVSHNIAKKETHKVGDREKTVCVHRKGATRALAPGHPLLPEKYRAVGQPVLIPGDMGRYSFVCIGTQKAMEETFGSTCHGAGRLLSRRQAKKAGAGRNLIKELSARGIVVQARGKATVAEEMPEAYKDVQSVVNVMHQSGISLKVARLRPIGVIKG, encoded by the coding sequence ATGAAAAATCCTAAAATCCCTATTAAAAAGATCGACGAAAATTTATACGAGATTGAGCCTTTTGGAGACATGCGCGTTGCGGGACGCGTTTACGCCTCGCCGGAAATGATGGAAGGTCTTCTGGAAGAGCAGGCTCCTTTACAACAGGTTATCAATGTGGCGCACCTGCCCGGCATTGAAAAATATTCGCTGGCCATGCCCGATATTCACTGGGGTTACGGTTTTCCCATTGGCGGCGTGGCGGCTACCGACTGGCAGGAAGGTGTGATTTCGCCGGGCGGCGTGGGCTACGACATTAATTGCGGCATGCGTCTGGCCACTACCAGCCTGAGAGAAGATGAAGTAAAAAAACGGCTGGATAAACTAATCCAGGAATTGTTTAAAGCCATTCCCACGGGAGTCGGCTCTTCGCACGCCATTAAAAAGCTCTCCAAAAACGATCTAAAAAAAGTGGCGCAAGAAGGGGTGCAATGGGTCATTCAGCAGGGCTACGGCAAGGCAGAAGACCTGGAAGTCATTGAAGAAAAAGGCAGAATGCCCTTTGCCGATTTCTCCGCCGTAAGCCAGCGCGCCATTGAACGCGGATTGGATCAATTAGGCACCCTGGGTTCCGGCAATCATTTTCTGGAGGTGGATGTTGTAGATCGAATTTACGATGAGCAAGCAGCAGCCGCTTTAGGTTTGTTTGAAGGACAAATCGTTGTTTTGATTCATAGCGGTTCACGCGGTTTTGGTTATCAAATCTGCGACGATTATTTAAAGGTGATGAGCAAAGCCGCGCAAAAATATCATCTGGATTTACCGGATCGCCAGCTGGCTGCCGCGCCCATTCAAAGTCCGGAAGGCCAGGATTATTTTGCCGCCATGTCCTGTGCCGCCAATTTCGCATGGAGCAATCGCCAGGTGATCATGGATCTGGCCCGACGCGTTTTTAAACACGTTTTCAATATTTCTGACGCCAATCTGCAATTTAACCTTGTTTACGATGTTTCGCACAATATTGCCAAAAAGGAAACACACAAAGTTGGCGACCGAGAAAAAACCGTTTGCGTCCATCGCAAGGGCGCGACCAGAGCGCTGGCGCCGGGGCATCCTCTGCTGCCTGAAAAATATCGCGCCGTCGGACAACCGGTGTTAATTCCCGGCGATATGGGACGCTACTCTTTTGTTTGCATCGGTACGCAAAAGGCGATGGAAGAGACTTTCGGCAGCACCTGTCATGGAGCCGGCCGCCTGCTCAGCCGCCGCCAGGCTAAAAAAGCAGGCGCTGGACGCAATTTAATTAAAGAGCTTTCGGCGCGCGGAATTGTGGTACAGGCCAGAGGCAAGGCCACGGTGGCCGAAGAGATGCCCGAGGCCTACAAAGACGTCCAGTCGGTTGTGAACGTGATGCACCAGAGCGGCATTAGCCTTAAAGTGGCCCGTTTACGACCCATTGGCGTAATTAAGGGGTAG
- a CDS encoding archease, with amino-acid sequence MMSFRQIEHTADLGLEVFGKTISELFINAHAGFYYLCFGKLELLSQLLPSSARPDLLRLSEPSREDLLIAFLSELNFNVQVRKTVFFPLKSLTVEQQNGAYTLQMEAPRQMLPLELQEQLTEIKAVTYHGLQIIQKNGQYAATIIFDI; translated from the coding sequence ATGATGAGTTTCAGACAAATTGAACATACCGCGGACCTTGGGCTGGAAGTGTTTGGCAAAACCATTTCGGAATTGTTTATTAACGCGCATGCCGGATTTTACTACCTTTGTTTTGGAAAACTGGAACTATTGTCGCAGTTACTCCCCTCTTCTGCCCGGCCCGATCTATTGCGCCTGTCAGAACCGAGCAGGGAAGATTTATTGATCGCCTTTTTAAGCGAGCTGAACTTCAATGTGCAGGTCCGGAAGACGGTTTTTTTTCCGCTTAAAAGTTTGACTGTTGAACAACAAAATGGCGCTTATACCTTACAGATGGAAGCGCCCCGTCAGATGCTCCCATTGGAATTGCAAGAACAACTTACGGAAATTAAAGCGGTAACCTATCATGGTTTACAAATCATCCAAAAGAATGGGCAATATGCTGCGACCATTATCTTTGATATTTGA